A single genomic interval of Lacrimispora sphenoides JCM 1415 harbors:
- a CDS encoding metal-dependent transcriptional regulator, whose protein sequence is MSQLPPQEFRTVRGYELKKQNESRLTPALEDYLEMAYRLCLEESCTRINRLSGQLHVRPSSASKMVSKLVQLGYLRYDGFENILLTDEGRITGEYLLERHNTLERFFTMLKSPRPLEEAELVEHMLGDLTVLEIKMLMEFFIQNPDVKMQFENFRDMVISKD, encoded by the coding sequence ATGAGCCAACTTCCGCCTCAGGAATTCCGTACCGTCCGGGGATATGAACTGAAAAAACAAAATGAGAGCAGACTTACGCCTGCTCTTGAGGATTATCTAGAAATGGCGTACCGATTGTGTCTGGAAGAGAGCTGCACTCGCATAAACAGACTTTCCGGGCAGCTGCACGTTCGTCCATCGTCTGCGTCAAAGATGGTATCCAAGCTTGTCCAGCTTGGGTATTTGAGATACGATGGCTTTGAAAATATCCTGCTGACTGATGAGGGAAGAATAACCGGCGAATATCTGCTGGAACGTCATAATACTTTGGAGCGTTTTTTTACCATGCTTAAAAGCCCGCGTCCATTGGAAGAAGCAGAATTGGTTGAACACATGCTGGGGGATTTGACTGTATTGGAAATAAAGATGCTGATGGAGTTTTTTATCCAAAATCCGGATGTTAAAATGCAGTTTGAGAATTTTAGGGATATGGTTATTTCTAAAGATTAA
- a CDS encoding metal-dependent transcriptional regulator, protein MTPNKEDYLKAIYKLGGMEGLVSNKQIAETLQIAPASVTEMLGKLKREGLIHYEPYKGSCLTPEGIQVAISLVRGHRLWEVFLMRHLGYSWSEAHEDAELLEHITPSRLTARLDKFLNYPAYCPHGSAIPHPDGQIDRAPLLTLNLLPMGATSHIRRVKEEKELLDYLQESGITIGCSVRIIEAAAYEGPLTLDLEGKRVQISYKAACQIYVDET, encoded by the coding sequence ATGACACCAAACAAAGAAGATTATTTAAAAGCTATTTATAAGCTCGGCGGTATGGAAGGGCTGGTAAGCAATAAACAGATTGCGGAAACTTTGCAGATCGCTCCTGCTTCTGTTACGGAAATGCTTGGAAAGCTGAAACGGGAGGGGCTGATTCATTATGAGCCCTACAAAGGTTCATGCCTGACCCCTGAGGGAATTCAGGTTGCCATTTCGCTGGTGCGGGGCCACCGGCTCTGGGAGGTTTTCCTGATGCGTCATCTTGGCTACTCGTGGAGTGAGGCACATGAAGACGCGGAACTGCTGGAACATATCACCCCGTCACGGCTGACCGCCCGGCTGGATAAATTTCTGAATTACCCTGCCTATTGCCCCCACGGCAGTGCAATTCCCCATCCCGACGGCCAAATCGACCGCGCTCCGCTGCTGACTTTGAACCTGCTTCCTATGGGTGCGACCTCCCATATCCGGCGTGTAAAGGAAGAAAAGGAACTATTAGACTATCTGCAGGAAAGCGGAATCACAATCGGATGCTCTGTCCGCATTATAGAAGCTGCCGCATACGAAGGGCCGCTGACCCTCGACCTGGAAGGAAAACGCGTCCAAATCAGTTATAAGGCCGCTTGTCAAATCTATGTAGACGAGACATAG